Genomic segment of Luteolibacter sp. Y139:
GGTACGCTGTATGTGAATGGTGCGGCTGTTGGCTCGAATGCGAACATTACCCTCGATCCATCGGACCTGGGGAACACGGCGGCCAACTTCATCGGGAAGTCCCAGTGGGCCGATCCTTATCTGGATGGCTTGGTCGACGATTTCCGGATCTATGGCTCGGCGCTCAGTGCCTCAGCGATTGCCGCCCTGACCACCCAAACGGAGCTCGTCATTCCTCCCATCACCGAGGAAGAACTGGGTTCTCCCCGGTTGGTCATTGGCGGAGGTGTTGCCAATATTACCGCTGCGAAATCGGTGGCTGGTCATTCCTATCAGCTCCAGTATAGCGACAGTCTTTTGGCTGGCTCCTGGATAAATCTCGGAGCGCCGCAAGCGGGCACCGGAGCCGGGTTGTCCTTTGAGGTGCCGGTGCCATCGCAGATCAAGCGACGCTTTTACCGGTTGGTCATTCAGCCCTGAGTCAAAGTGCCGATGCTGTCTGAAGAACTTCTCCTGCAGAGAGACACACATGATCGCCGTGGGGTACGGGTTTCTCCACGGCGATCATTCTGTCGCCTTTGGCCCAGTAGAGCCATGTGAACGATTTCAAGCGCCCGCCAGTCGGCTGTTGGAACAGGTCCGACAGCCGAGGCAACCTGGCGGGCGTGATTTTCTGACTCATTCACTTTGTCGCCGTTGGGCGATGATGGAGTCGCGCCTCCAAGAGGCGATGGGCGATGGCAAAGAAGAGGCCGGTGGAAAGACCGCACATGAGGATGCCGGTCAGGCCCTCGGCTGGGCCGAGAGTGCGCCAGCCCTGCGGCAGGACCACGTCGCCGTAGCCGAGCGTCGAGTAGCTGACGCCGGAGAAATAGAGGGCGGTTTCGAAGTTCGGGAGGCAGCCTTGAATCTGGAAATAGACGGCCCACAGGACGATCTGGAAGAGGTGGAGGGAGGTGAGCTTCCAAGCGACCTGCACTATCACGAGTGCGACCTTCCAAGGGCGGTCGGTTGGCACCGGAGGATGGTGGTGGATCTGGCGAAGGATCAGCGCGATGCCCGTGGAGTGGATGAGCACGCAGAGCCCGAGCAGGATGAAGGAGGCGAACAATTCCGCGAGCATGGGTCAGGCGGGGTGCGGTTCGCCGCGGAGGAAGGCGTCGACGGCATCGGCGACGCTGGTGTGGCGATTGATGGTGCCGGTTTTTTCGTCGATCTCTTCCTGCCGGAGCTTGTCGCGGACGGAGGCGTGGGCTTCGACGATCTGGAGGCGGATGCCGGTGGTGGCGAGTTCGGAGTGCAGGGCACCGAGGGTGGCTGCGGCCTGAAGGTCCACGCGCGGGGCGGCGGAGAGGTCTAACAGCACGAGCTTGGGCTTGGTGGTCTCCGCTGCGGCCGTGATGCGGTCGCGGACGTGGTCGATATTGAAATAGACCAGGCCGGACTCGGGCCGGACGATCAGGACGCCGGGAATGGATTCGTTGTCCTCATGGCGGGCGCTGTCTGAAAAGCGCCGGGTGCCGGGGATGCGACCGAGGACGGCGACGTGCGGCTTTGACGCACTGCGGATGAGTTGGAACATGGAGATGACGGCGCCGAGCATCACGCCTCGCAGGAGGCCGGAGCAAAGCACTCCTGCGAGGGCTGCCATCGCGACGATGAATTCGGGGCGGTCGTATTTCCACAGGCGCTTGAGGGCTTTCACCTTGAAGAGGCCAGCGATAGCAACGAGCACGATGGCTGCCAGTGCGGGCTGTGGGAGGTTGTGGAGGAGGCTGGAGAGGAAGAGCGCGACGATGAGGATGATAAGGGAGGCGATCAGGCCGGAGAGAGGGGTCTTGGCACCGCCGCTTTCATTGACGAGCGACTGGGACATGCCGCCGCTGATGGGGAAGCTGCGGCCTAGGCCGGCGGCGAGATTGGAGAGCGAAAGGGCGAGGAACTCGCGGTTGCTATCGAAGCGGCCGCCGTGTTTCGCGGCGAACATGCGGCCGATGGCGGCGGTCTCCACGGCGCCGAGCATGAAGCAGGCGAGGGCGAGGGGGAGCAGGTCATTGAGGTCGCTGGCTTTGATGCCGGGCAGGCCGGGCATGGGGAGGCCCCGGGGGACTTCGCCGAGCATCTTCACGCCCTGCTTCTCCAAACCTAACAGGGTCGCCGCGATAATGCCGCCGATGACGACGAAGAGGCCGACGGGTTTGTTTTTCAGGAAGATCTTGCCGAGAATTAGGACGGCCAGTGCGGCGATGCCGGTGAGCAGCGCGGCCATGTTGGTCTGGTCGAGGTGGGAGAGGAAGTGTCCGCTGCGCTCCCAGAAGTCGCCGTGGCCGCCCTTGTAGCCGAAGAGCTTTGGCAGCTGTGAGCTGGCGAGGAAGAGGGCGACGCCGCACTTGAAGCCGATCATGACCGGCTCTGAGATGAAATTGACGATGGTGCCTGCCTTCACCAGCCAAGCGATGAAGGCGATGATTGCTACGAGAAGTGCCGTACATGCCGCCAGGGCAGCGTGGCGGGCGGGATCGCCATCTGACATGGGAGCGAGCGAGGCTCCAATGAGCAGGGAGATGGCGGAGGTGACCGTGATGACGGTGTGACGGGAGCCGCAGAAGAGCCAGAAGACGAGGCCGCCGAATAGGCAGGCGTAGAGGCCAGCTTCGGGAGGGAGGCCGGCGAGCGAGGCATCGCCGATCCCGGCGGGAAGCAGATAGGCCGCGAGGGTGATGCCGGCGACGACGTCGGCGCGCAGCCATTCACGCGGGTAGCTGCGGAGCCAGGAGAGGGCGGGGAAGTTCATCGCGGGGCGGCATCGAGGATCTCCTTCGCACGGGTGAGCGGACCTCGGGCAGAGAGGATCGAGACGTGGTCCTCATCATAGCCTTGGACGCTGGCGGCATCGGCTTTCGCCTCGGGGCGGAGTTGGCTGGCGACGCTGACGGTTCCGTCGTTCTCCTCCGGCAGCAGGAGGGAGCGCTTGGCGTGGTGGCTGTAGAAGAGGTGGTGGCTTACTTTGCCTTTCAGGCGTTCGTCGAAGAGGCGGTTGAGGAAGGCGGAGCCGTTTTCCATGTCGCGCCATGAGGGTACTACGGAGGGGGCGCGTTTCACGCCGGCGGCTGCGGCTTCGTGGCCGCCCCATGGGGAGGAGAAGGTGATGAAGGTATTGATGTAGCGATTGCCGTCCTCGATGACGTTTTTCTCGATGAAGCGGCGCGAGACGAGTCCGCCCATGCTGTGGGCGACGACATGAAGGCGCTGGAATCCGTAGCGGTGCTGAAGGGCTTTGACGCCGTCATTGAGGGCACTGGCGCATTCCTCGAGACGGAGGCCGGAGGGGTAGAAGGCGAACCATGGCTGGTAGCGCTTGCGGTCGATGCGTTCCATGGCGTAGCGCCAGTCCTGGGGCGATCCGGCTGCGCCGTGGACGAAGAGCACGGGTATGCGCGCGGGATCGTAGGGCTCCAGGAAATAGAGTCCGAAGCCGGTGGTGGCAGCGGTGGTCGCGGGTGCCCACAGGCCGTCCGAGCCGCGGGTGGCGGCGAAGCGCGGGTCATCAAGCTTTGCGATTTCGCCGAGGCTGAGGCGGACGCCGTGGCCGGTGACGAATTGGTCCACCGTGCGACCGGCCAGGGCATTGTCGATCGCTTGGCGCAGGCCGGATGGCATGGAGCCGGGGCGGAGGTCGCCCCGGACTTCCGCCCGGCGGGATGAGTCGAATTCGACAGCTTGCGGCTGGCCGTCCCGGCCGGCGTGGAACCACAGCGGCTCGCCGGAGTCGTAGCGGCCATTCTTGTTAGAGTCGGCGAAGGCGGCGACGAATTGGCGGGCGGGATTCTTCACCGAGAAGATGAAAGCGCCGCCGGTGGCGAGTTCGACGCGGTCGCCGGAGTCGATCCGGTTCGCGGGGCGGTCCCATTCGAACACCACGGCGCGCACAGGGACCTTGAAGTCATCGGCGTTCGTGATGCGGCCGTGGATGTGGTATCCTTGATCGAGAATCTCCAAGTCGGCGGAGAGGCGACGGAAGTTTCCGCAGCCGGTCAACAGAGGGAGCGCCAGGGCGAACAAGAGGACAGGCGATTTCATGGAGACTATGTTTCGGAGCCAGCTTGGCAATGTTGCCACCGGCGCGGGCCATCAAGTCGAGCCCGCGATGGGAAGCGGGCATGCTACTTTGGTTGTACGGGAAACCCTTTGCCCGAGAGACATGGAATCTTTTATCAGGGGATAATGTCTCGGGTCGTTCCCAGTCGTCGTGAGTTGCAAGATGGACCTTTGCGCGTTTCCTCCGGGGCCGTAGGTGCAGCATTGCTATTGGGATTCATGCCTGCTGCCCGGGGCGACGATGTGGAAGACATGAAGAAGTCGCTCGCCACGATGGAGCAAACCATTGCCGAGCTGAAGACGCGAATCGCGGTGCTTGAGGAGGAGAAGGCGGCGGACAAGGAGAAGCCGGAGCCGGCACATGCTCACCACCACGCTTCCGCACCTGAACCCGCGGCGGAGCCAGCACCAGCCGCGCCGGCGTCGACACCGGCGATCACGAACGCCGTGGTCGTGGCGCCCCAGCCGGGAAGCGCGGGATCGGCGAGCACGGTGCGCGATTACGATGGTTTCCAGGATCTCCAACAGGCCGCGCCGCGTCCGGAGAATAAGCCGCTGGATCCAGAACTGAAGGGGTTCATTCTCATCCCCGGCACCGATACCATGGTCAAACTGGGCGGTTCAGCCCGGGTCGATGCGATCACTGACTTCGCCAACAACGGCAATCCGAACCAGTTCATCCCCTCGACCATTCCGGTGGGAAACCAGACGGGATTCGGTGGTGACGAACGTTCGACCATTCACGGCAAGGGGACCCGTATCAGCTTGGAAATCCGTCGTCCGACCGAGCAGTTCGGGAACCTGAGAATCTACAACGAGAACGACTTCTTCGGCGACTCGACATCAAATGCGATGACGTTCCGAGTCCGCCACTTCTACGGGCAAGCGTGGAACTTCCTGATCGGCCAGACTTTTTCCGGTTTCATGAATCCGGACGCTTGGCCGGACGTGCTCGACTACCAGGGTCCAGCGGGAATTCTCAACCGTCGCCAGGCGCAGATCCGCTATACCCAGCCGTTGTGGGATGACTGTGGGGAAGGCCATGCCTACATCAGCGTCGAGTATCCCGAGAGCGACATCCTGGATTCAACCCTGCCCGCCAGCTCCAAGGAGCGGAGCAGCACGCCGGACTTGATCATCGGGGGACGATGGGAAGGTGACTATGGGAACATCCAACTCGCAGGTATCGGCCGCAGTATCGGCTTTGAAAGCGACGCTGGGCCGCAGGGGGACACCGTTGGCTGGGGCGTGAGCTTGTCCGGCCAGTGGCACATGACCGAGGACGACGATCTTTCAGCGCAGGTCGCGTATGGCGAAGGCATCGCTCGCTATGTGAACGATTTCAACGGCAACAATCTCGATGCCGCGTGGGTTGGCGATGATCTGGAGGCGATCCCGATCTTCGCGCCGATGGTCGGGTATACGCATCGCTGGAACGAGCACTTCCGCTCGACGCTCACGGCGAGCTGGGTGATGGCGGACTTGCCTTCGACGGTGTCGGCACTGACGCCGGAGAATACCGCGAGCTTCAGCGCCAATCTGGTGTGGCAGCCGACCAAGTCCTTCCGCCTGGGTCTCGAGTATCTCTTCGGCACGAAGGAGACGTATGACGGTACCGACGGCGATGCCCAGCGCCTGAACTTCGTGATCCGCTACGACCTCGTCAAATAACCGGAGTAGCCATGGACATTAAGATCATCCTCGAAATCCTCGTGATCCTCGGCGCGCTGGCGATGGGGGCACGGACGGGTGGCGTCGGGCTGGGCCTGTGGGGCGCGGTGGGGCTGCTGGTGCTTGTGGTGGGTTTTCAGCTCCCGCCGGGCAGCATTCCCGGTGATGTCCTTTTGATTGTCCTCACCGTCATCATGGCGGCGTCGGCGATGGAGGTTGCGGGTGGGATCGATTTCCTGGTCCGGGTGGCGGAAAAGATCATCCGGAAGAATCCGAAGCAGGTGACGATCGTGGCTCCGCTGGTGACCTATGCGTTCACCTTTGCCGCGGGCACGGGGCATATCGTGTATCCGCTACTACCGGTGATTTTCGAGGTGGCGCATGAGAATGGCATCCGGCCGGAGCGGCCGATGGCGATTGCCACGATCGCGTCGCAGCAGGCGATCACAGCGAGCCCCGTTTCGGCCGCGACGGCGGCGATGATCACGATCCTCGCGTCGCATGGCTACGGGCTGGTCCAGATCCTTTTGATCTGCGTGCCGTCGACGCTGCTCGGGGTCGTGATTGCCGCGATCGTGCAGCTGCGGGTCGGGAAGGAACTGAAGGATGATCCGGAGTATCAACGCCTGCTCGCCTCGGGCGAACTGCAGCCGCCGGAGAAGTCGACGGGCGCGGAGCTGCCTCCGATCAAGAAGGGTGCCCGGGCCAGCGCGTTAATCTTTTTGAGCGGGGTGGGACTGGTGGTGCTCGCTGGGATTTTCAAGCAGCTCCGGACCATCGGCGGCGTGGAGGTGCCGATGGCCAACTCGATTGCGATCGTGATGCTCACCGTGGCGGCGGTGATCATGACGGTGACCAAGATTCCTGCCAGCGAGGTGCCGAAGTGCAAGACGTGCCAATCCGGCGTCTCGGCGATCGTCGGCATTCTCGGACTGGCGTGGCTCGGCGACACCTTCATGGACGCGAACAGCGAGGTGATCATCGGCGGCCTGAAGCACATGGCGGAAGCTGCGCCGTGGACTTTCTCTATCGGGCTCTTCGTTGCCTCAATGCTGCTCTTCAGCCAGGCGGCGACGGCCAAGACGCTGATGCCGCTAGGGCTTTCGCTGGGGATCCCGGCACCGCTGCTGATCGGGATGTTCCCGGCGGTGAACGGATACTTCTTCATTCCCAACTACGGAACGATCATTGCCGCGATCCAGTTCGACCGCTCGGGGACGACGCGGATCGGCAAGTATTTGCTGAACCATTCTTTCATGCTGCCGGGAATGATTTGTACTGTCGGTGCGGTTGGCTGTGGCATGCTGATCGGGAAACTTTTCTTCTGACCATCTTCTAACAAACCATCTCCATGAGCTTCTCCGACAAGCGTGTCCATGACATCGCCGGTGCCGTAGGCATTGAATCCGGCGATTTGCTGGACCTATTCACCCGTGGCCATTCGCGGGAGTACAAGGCAGGCGACTATCTCTTCCATGAGTCCACGCCACGGCAGTGGATGGGCATCGTGGAGGAGGGGGAGATTGAAATCGTGGCGGGGGTGCACGGCAGTACGACGCGGCTTGCCACGCTGACGCGAGGGACGGCATTCGGGGAAGGGGTGATGCTGGATGATTTGCCGCATGCTTCATCGGCAGTTGCGCTTACTGCGGCCAAGGTCCTGCTGATCCCGCGGGAGGCTTTCGATGAGCTCCGTGCAACGAAGCCGGAGGTGTTTTACCGGATGGTGGGGCATGTGGCGCGACGGCTCAGCACGCGGCTGCGCGATGCGAACCGGCACCTCGCGGGAGCGGGGCCGGCGGTGGCGGCGACGTGGCGACGCGAGCACGACTCGCTCGGCGAGCGCGAGATTTCGGACGGCTATTACTACGGCGTGCAGACGCTGCGCGGGATGGAGAACTTCCCGTTGTCCGGGATTCCGCTCAGCCACTTCAGCCACTTCGTGCGAAGCCTAGCTTACGTCAAGAAGGCGGCGGCGAGCGCGAACCAGGAGCTTGGCGTGCTCAAGCCCGATCGCGCTGCGGCGATCATGGCTGCTTGTGACGAAGTCATTGCCGGGAGCCTCCATGCTCATTTCACGGTGGACATGATCCAGGGTGGCGCGGGCACCTCGACCAACATGAACGCGAACGAGGTGATCGCCAACCGCGCGCTTGAGATCATGGGGTATCGCAAGGGGCAGTATGAGCACTTGCATCCGAACGACGACGTCAACTGCTCGCAATCGACCAACGACGCCTACCCGACGGCGATCAAGCTGGGGGTGATCCTGACGCTGCGCGACGCGGTGTCGGCACTCCGCGAGTTGCGTGAGGCGCTGGAGGCGAAGGCGGCGGAGTTTGCCGAGGTGCTCAAGATGGGCCGCACCGAGAACCAGGACGCAGTGCCGATGACGCTCGGGCAGGAATTCGGTGCCTATGCGGTGATGATTGGAGACGGCATTCGCTACCTTGAGAGGGCTGGGGAAGAGCTTCACGAAATGAACATGGGTGCCACTGCGATCGGTACCGGCATCAATAGCCCGCCGGGCTATGCGGAGCTGTGCACGCGGCGGCTCGCGGAAATCAGCGGGGTGCCGGTGACGCTTGCCGCCAATCTGGTGGAGGCGACGCAGGACAGCGGCGGCTTTGCGCTGATGAGCAGCGCGATGAAGACCGCGGCGGTCCAACTTTCGAAGATCTGCAACGACCTGCGCTGGCTTTCCTCCGGACCTCGTTGCGGGCTCTATGAGATTCGCCTGCCCTCAATGCAGCCCGGTTCTTCGATCATGCCGGGCAAGGTGAATCCGGTGATTCCGGAAGTGGTTAGCCAGGTCTGTTTCCAGATCATTGGCGCGGACGTGACGGTTTCGATGGCTTCAGAAGCCAGCGAGCTCGAGTTGAACATGGCCGAGCCGATCATTGCGTTCAACCTGCTCTTCGGCCTGACGCTGCTGCGCAATGCGGCGGTGATCCTGAATGCGCGCTGCATTTCCGGAATCCAGGCGAACAAGGAGCGCTGCATGGAATACGTGCGGAACTCGATCGGCCTCGTGACCGCGCTCAACCCGGTGCTGGGCTACGAACGCAGTGCCGCGATCGCGAAGGAAGCGCTGGCGACCGGCGGCAGCGTGTATGACCTGGTGCTTGCGAAGGGCTGGCTCGCCAAGGAGCAGCTCGATGATTTGCTTTCGCCGGAGAAGATGACCAGGCCGCGGTCGCTCTAGCAGATGAAAGATCCGCGGGGCATGGGCGATGCGGATCGCGGGGCAAAGAGGTTCTGATGGCTTGCTGAAAACCCGATCCCGCCATGTCCCACGCAGGCATTCTCGATGTCGTCCCGGTCTGGGTTTTCTTCATCTTCGTGGCGTTGATTGCCATCGTTCCGATCGAGGTGGGGCAGCGCTTGGGGGCGCGACGCCGACGGAAAGAAGACCATGAATCGGAGGGGCCGGTCAGCAGTGTGGTGGGAGCCACTCTCGGGCTGCTCGGCTTCATGGTGGCGCTGACGGTGGGATCGACCACGGCTCGATTTGATGCGCGCAAGGAGGCCATCATCGATGGCGTGAATGCGATCGAGACGGCCTACCGGAATTCGGCCCTGTTGCCGGAGCCGCACCGGAGCGAGTGCCGCCAACTGCTGCGGGACTACACGGCGGTCCGCATCCAGATGCCTGCGTTGTTTGGCGACCCCGATCACCTGCGGGCGCTGGACGCTCAGGTCAGGAAGCTGCAACGATCGCTGTGGTCCCATGCTGAGGAGTTGGCGCGGGTGGATCGCAGCTCCGAAATCTATGCGCTCTTCACCGCGAGCCTCAATGAGGTGGATCAGCTTTACAACAAGCGGATCATCATGGGATCCCAGCATCGCATTCCCTTTCTGGTGTGGGTGGTGCTGTTCATTGTGACGATCATCACGATGCTCGGAGTGGGATTCCATTTCGGGCTGGCGGGCAGCCGTAGCTTGACCGCCAATCTCATGCTGGCGCTGACCTTCGCGCTGGTGATTTCGCTGATTTTCGACCTCGACCAGCCCGGGAAGGGGTGGGTGAACGTCAGCCAGCAGCCGATGGACGAACTGAACGAGAGGCTGCATGCGGCCGAGTGACGATGTGCTAGGTTCCAGGAATCGACTCAAAACCGTCTGCGCCATGATCGAACATCACTTTGACGAGAGCCATGCGATCCTTCACGTGCAACCCAAGGGATCACTGGAGGAAGCTGACTTCGAGGCGCTGGCCGGCGAGGTGGACCCGTTCATTGCGGACGGCGGAGAACTTGCGGGGCTGATTGTGGAGACGCCGGGCTTTCCGGGGTGGTCTTCGGTGGCGTCGATGATCGCGCACCTGCGTTTTGTCCGCGATCACCATCGGCACATCCGGAAGGTGGCGGTGGTGACGGATTCGCCGTTGGGGAATCTGGCCGAGCATGTGGCGTCGCATTTCGTGGCGGCGGAGATCAAGCCGTTTCCCGCAGGGGAAGTGGAGGCTGCGCGGCTGTGGATCCTAGGGGATGGGGAGTGAGCCGGGCGGTGACCCGTGGCTATCGGCCAAGGGACTCTGGCGATTTGCGAGGCTGCGTGAGAATTGGTGGCGACGGAACGTGGACGCTACGCAATAGGGTGGGGGCCAGTCGTTGTAAAATCGGGGACTTGCTCCGGCCGGTGAGACCTGATAGAAGGAGCGAAATGCACGGCATAACTACGGGACGTGGCTGGCCGAGGCGGGGAGGAAGGGAGCGAGGGGATGCGGATTCCTGCGGGGCGGGTTGTGTGAGGGGGCGAGAACGATGAATGCGGTTTCCATTTTGTGGCCGATGATTGCGGGTGCCTGCCTGGTGCTGGCGGCAGTCCAATTGCTGGTGCGGCTGCACGACAAGAATGCGCAGGCCAACTTGTGGCTGGCGCTTCTTTCTCTGGCGATCACGGGGATTGCGGCCGCAGAGCTTGCGCTGATGCTGGCGGGCTCCACGGAGGACTTTGCCACCGCCACGCGGTGGATTCACGTGCCGATCTTCATCACTTTCGTCGCTATTGTTAGATTCGTGACGCGTTGCTTTGGCACCGCGCGGGGTTGGCTGGGCTGGACCGTGATCGGGGTCCGGGCGTTCGCGCTGGTGCTGAACTTCGCGGTCGGCCTGAACCTCAATCACGATGCGATCCTGCGGTTGCGGCCGATCCGATTTCTTGGTTCCACGGTGATGACGGCGGATGCGGTTTTCAGCCAACGGACGAGGATCGCCGAGGTGAGCACCTTGCTGTTGCTGGCGTTTGTGGTGGATGCCTCGTTGCGACTGTGGCGGAAGGGAGAAGCCGACGCGCGCCGACAGGCGGTGGTGATCGGGGGCAGTGTGACGGCGTTCGTGGTGATCGGCTTCGCCCAAGGAGTGCTCATTCACTCCGGCGTGGTGGCGATGCCCTATTTGATCAGCTTGCCGTTTCTGGTGGTGGTGGCGGCGATGAGCTATGAGCTGAGCCGCGACTTGCTACGCTCGGCGCGAAACGCGGAAGAATTGCGGGAGGTAGCCGAGAGCATGCATCTAGCTGCCGGTGCCGCGGGGCTGGCCTTTTGGCGCTGGGAAATTCCCCAGGACCGAATCTGGGTGAATCCACAGGGGCGTGCGCTCTACGGCGTGCCGGCAAACACGCCGATCACTTTCGAGCGCTACCTGACTTCGCTACATTCCGAAGACCGCGAGCGGGTGCGGCGCGGCATTGAGGGCGCGCTCACGGGAAACGGGGAGCTTCGCACCGACTACCGGGTCAAGGATAGCGCCGGGATGGAGCATTGGGTGGAGGCGCGCGGAAAGGTGGATTTCAACGGCGGCGGCAAACCGCTCCGGATGCGCGGGGTCTCGATCGATGTGACCGAGCGGCACCACATGCAGGAGCGCTTTCGCCTGAGCGTGGATGCGTCGCCGAATGGAGTGGTGCTGGCGAATGCGGCGGGCTTGATCCTGCTGACGAACCGGCGAGCCGACGAGATGTTAGGCTATGCGCCGGGGGAGTTGTTAGGCCAACCGGTGGGGAACCTGCTGCCCGAGCGCCATCGATGCGAGCATGCGGCCCCTCGCGAGGGCCTTCACCGGATGCCGGAGTCCCGGACGATGGAGGCGGGTCACGAGCTTCATGCGCTGCGCAAGGACGGCAGCGAGTTTCCCGTGGAGATCGGGATCAGCCCGGTGGAAAGTCCCGAAGGCACGCTGGTCCTCAGCGTGATCGTCGATATCAGCGCTCGCCGGGAGGCTGAGGAGGAGGCGAGACGTCATCGTGATGAGCTGGCCCATGTCACCCGGGTGACGACGTTGAGCGAATTGTCCGGCTCGCTTGCTCATGAGTTGAATCAACCGCTGGCAATCATTCTGGCAAATGCGCAGGCGGCGCAGAGGCTGATGGCGCAGTCGCCTCCGGACTTGGCAGAGGTGAAGGACATTCTCACCGACATCGTCGATGAAGACCGGCGCGCCGGGGAGGTGATCCAGCGGTTGAGGGCCCTGTTAAAGCGCGGCGAGACGAAGATGCTGCCGGTGTCCTTCAACGAGATCGCCACCGAGGTGCTGCACCTTACCCACGCCGACCTGATCGGGCGAGGGGTGACCGTTTCACGGGAGCTGTCTCCGGAGCTGCCGCTGGTGGCGGGTGATCGCGTGCAGCTCCAACAAGTGCTGCTGAACCTGGTGCTCAATGCCGCCGACGCGATGGCAGGCAATCCCGTGGGTTTCCGCCAGATCCAGGTGGTGACCTCGCTGGAAGGGGATGTCGCACGGCTATCTGTCCGAGATGCGGGCTGTGGCTTGCCCGAGGATGTGGAGAGACTCTTCGAGCCCTTTTTCACCACCAAGCAGCATGGGCTCGGCATGGGGCTGGCGATCTGCCGGTCGATCGTGGCGGCGCATGGCGGGCGTCTGCGGGCGCAACCCCATTCGGAATGCGGCGCGGTCTTCCATCTGGAGATCCCGGTCTGTCCCCAGCAAGCCGCCTGGTCCTGACCGAGGCGTGAGGCGATATCAGGA
This window contains:
- a CDS encoding potassium channel family protein; this translates as MLAELFASFILLGLCVLIHSTGIALILRQIHHHPPVPTDRPWKVALVIVQVAWKLTSLHLFQIVLWAVYFQIQGCLPNFETALYFSGVSYSTLGYGDVVLPQGWRTLGPAEGLTGILMCGLSTGLFFAIAHRLLEARLHHRPTATK
- a CDS encoding SulP family inorganic anion transporter — its product is MNFPALSWLRSYPREWLRADVVAGITLAAYLLPAGIGDASLAGLPPEAGLYACLFGGLVFWLFCGSRHTVITVTSAISLLIGASLAPMSDGDPARHAALAACTALLVAIIAFIAWLVKAGTIVNFISEPVMIGFKCGVALFLASSQLPKLFGYKGGHGDFWERSGHFLSHLDQTNMAALLTGIAALAVLILGKIFLKNKPVGLFVVIGGIIAATLLGLEKQGVKMLGEVPRGLPMPGLPGIKASDLNDLLPLALACFMLGAVETAAIGRMFAAKHGGRFDSNREFLALSLSNLAAGLGRSFPISGGMSQSLVNESGGAKTPLSGLIASLIILIVALFLSSLLHNLPQPALAAIVLVAIAGLFKVKALKRLWKYDRPEFIVAMAALAGVLCSGLLRGVMLGAVISMFQLIRSASKPHVAVLGRIPGTRRFSDSARHEDNESIPGVLIVRPESGLVYFNIDHVRDRITAAAETTKPKLVLLDLSAAPRVDLQAAATLGALHSELATTGIRLQIVEAHASVRDKLRQEEIDEKTGTINRHTSVADAVDAFLRGEPHPA
- a CDS encoding alpha/beta fold hydrolase, with protein sequence MKSPVLLFALALPLLTGCGNFRRLSADLEILDQGYHIHGRITNADDFKVPVRAVVFEWDRPANRIDSGDRVELATGGAFIFSVKNPARQFVAAFADSNKNGRYDSGEPLWFHAGRDGQPQAVEFDSSRRAEVRGDLRPGSMPSGLRQAIDNALAGRTVDQFVTGHGVRLSLGEIAKLDDPRFAATRGSDGLWAPATTAATTGFGLYFLEPYDPARIPVLFVHGAAGSPQDWRYAMERIDRKRYQPWFAFYPSGLRLEECASALNDGVKALQHRYGFQRLHVVAHSMGGLVSRRFIEKNVIEDGNRYINTFITFSSPWGGHEAAAAGVKRAPSVVPSWRDMENGSAFLNRLFDERLKGKVSHHLFYSHHAKRSLLLPEENDGTVSVASQLRPEAKADAASVQGYDEDHVSILSARGPLTRAKEILDAAPR
- a CDS encoding DcaP family trimeric outer membrane transporter, which gives rise to MPAARGDDVEDMKKSLATMEQTIAELKTRIAVLEEEKAADKEKPEPAHAHHHASAPEPAAEPAPAAPASTPAITNAVVVAPQPGSAGSASTVRDYDGFQDLQQAAPRPENKPLDPELKGFILIPGTDTMVKLGGSARVDAITDFANNGNPNQFIPSTIPVGNQTGFGGDERSTIHGKGTRISLEIRRPTEQFGNLRIYNENDFFGDSTSNAMTFRVRHFYGQAWNFLIGQTFSGFMNPDAWPDVLDYQGPAGILNRRQAQIRYTQPLWDDCGEGHAYISVEYPESDILDSTLPASSKERSSTPDLIIGGRWEGDYGNIQLAGIGRSIGFESDAGPQGDTVGWGVSLSGQWHMTEDDDLSAQVAYGEGIARYVNDFNGNNLDAAWVGDDLEAIPIFAPMVGYTHRWNEHFRSTLTASWVMADLPSTVSALTPENTASFSANLVWQPTKSFRLGLEYLFGTKETYDGTDGDAQRLNFVIRYDLVK
- a CDS encoding anaerobic C4-dicarboxylate transporter: MDIKIILEILVILGALAMGARTGGVGLGLWGAVGLLVLVVGFQLPPGSIPGDVLLIVLTVIMAASAMEVAGGIDFLVRVAEKIIRKNPKQVTIVAPLVTYAFTFAAGTGHIVYPLLPVIFEVAHENGIRPERPMAIATIASQQAITASPVSAATAAMITILASHGYGLVQILLICVPSTLLGVVIAAIVQLRVGKELKDDPEYQRLLASGELQPPEKSTGAELPPIKKGARASALIFLSGVGLVVLAGIFKQLRTIGGVEVPMANSIAIVMLTVAAVIMTVTKIPASEVPKCKTCQSGVSAIVGILGLAWLGDTFMDANSEVIIGGLKHMAEAAPWTFSIGLFVASMLLFSQAATAKTLMPLGLSLGIPAPLLIGMFPAVNGYFFIPNYGTIIAAIQFDRSGTTRIGKYLLNHSFMLPGMICTVGAVGCGMLIGKLFF
- a CDS encoding aspartate ammonia-lyase — protein: MSFSDKRVHDIAGAVGIESGDLLDLFTRGHSREYKAGDYLFHESTPRQWMGIVEEGEIEIVAGVHGSTTRLATLTRGTAFGEGVMLDDLPHASSAVALTAAKVLLIPREAFDELRATKPEVFYRMVGHVARRLSTRLRDANRHLAGAGPAVAATWRREHDSLGEREISDGYYYGVQTLRGMENFPLSGIPLSHFSHFVRSLAYVKKAAASANQELGVLKPDRAAAIMAACDEVIAGSLHAHFTVDMIQGGAGTSTNMNANEVIANRALEIMGYRKGQYEHLHPNDDVNCSQSTNDAYPTAIKLGVILTLRDAVSALRELREALEAKAAEFAEVLKMGRTENQDAVPMTLGQEFGAYAVMIGDGIRYLERAGEELHEMNMGATAIGTGINSPPGYAELCTRRLAEISGVPVTLAANLVEATQDSGGFALMSSAMKTAAVQLSKICNDLRWLSSGPRCGLYEIRLPSMQPGSSIMPGKVNPVIPEVVSQVCFQIIGADVTVSMASEASELELNMAEPIIAFNLLFGLTLLRNAAVILNARCISGIQANKERCMEYVRNSIGLVTALNPVLGYERSAAIAKEALATGGSVYDLVLAKGWLAKEQLDDLLSPEKMTRPRSL
- a CDS encoding bestrophin-like domain yields the protein MSHAGILDVVPVWVFFIFVALIAIVPIEVGQRLGARRRRKEDHESEGPVSSVVGATLGLLGFMVALTVGSTTARFDARKEAIIDGVNAIETAYRNSALLPEPHRSECRQLLRDYTAVRIQMPALFGDPDHLRALDAQVRKLQRSLWSHAEELARVDRSSEIYALFTASLNEVDQLYNKRIIMGSQHRIPFLVWVVLFIVTIITMLGVGFHFGLAGSRSLTANLMLALTFALVISLIFDLDQPGKGWVNVSQQPMDELNERLHAAE